One stretch of Candidatus Dormiibacterota bacterium DNA includes these proteins:
- a CDS encoding YqeG family HAD IIIA-type phosphatase, with translation MDDAEDTGDIRPIEAAMLGPDRFAPRLADVSHEELEDSGIRGIIVDLDNTLMGFRETELGEDHIRWVQRAHDRGFRMVMLSNNFTQRVTGIAEQLCIPCIPNALKPLPFGFLRAKRLLALPRRQIAVVGDQLFTDVLGGKVCGHYTILTEPIEAKDFPITRVFRLLERWMLAGRRP, from the coding sequence GTGGATGATGCCGAGGATACCGGGGATATCCGCCCAATCGAAGCGGCCATGTTAGGTCCCGATCGCTTTGCCCCACGGCTGGCCGATGTGTCGCACGAAGAGCTCGAAGACTCCGGTATTCGCGGCATCATCGTCGACCTGGACAATACCCTTATGGGCTTTCGCGAAACCGAGCTGGGAGAGGACCACATTCGCTGGGTACAGCGCGCTCACGACCGCGGCTTTCGGATGGTGATGCTCTCGAATAATTTCACCCAGCGCGTAACCGGCATAGCGGAGCAGCTCTGCATTCCCTGTATTCCGAACGCGCTCAAGCCGCTACCGTTTGGGTTTCTGCGGGCCAAACGACTCTTAGCGCTACCGCGTCGACAGATCGCCGTTGTGGGCGATCAGCTCTTTACCGATGTCCTGGGCGGCAAGGTCTGCGGGCATTACACGATCCTCACCGAGCCGATCGAAGCGAAGGACTTCCCGATCACAAGGGTCTTTCGCTTGCTCGAGCGGTGGATGCTGGCGGGGCGGCGCCCGTAA
- a CDS encoding EAL domain-containing protein, translating into MSFRLPMHQRLSNALTYGEFRIFYQPVIDLQTGRIVGAEALCRWPQRDDTFSPPETFITQAETSGFIVQLGEWVLRTAAAQMSEWHARFGDDLQLAVNLSGRQFLHYNLLKSIEETIRASKLHPSKLEFEITETVAMQNAEDTIGILRQLKTIGIDLALDDFGTGYSSLAYLKRFPIDKLKIDKAFVRDIPDDANDLAIVSAIIAMAHALGLRVQAEGVETQAQADFLRDCGCELAQGYLFARALPVDEFEALLSKERPEPNLQA; encoded by the coding sequence ATGAGCTTTCGCTTGCCGATGCATCAACGGCTCTCCAACGCGCTGACCTATGGCGAGTTTCGCATCTTCTATCAGCCCGTGATCGATCTGCAGACCGGCCGCATCGTCGGGGCCGAGGCGCTGTGCCGCTGGCCGCAACGCGACGATACGTTTTCGCCGCCCGAGACCTTCATCACGCAAGCCGAGACCTCCGGTTTCATCGTACAATTGGGTGAATGGGTGCTGCGCACCGCCGCGGCGCAAATGAGCGAATGGCACGCACGCTTTGGAGACGACCTGCAGCTTGCGGTGAACCTCTCAGGCCGCCAGTTCTTGCATTACAACCTCCTCAAGTCGATCGAAGAGACGATCCGCGCCAGCAAATTGCATCCTTCGAAGCTGGAGTTCGAAATTACCGAAACCGTCGCGATGCAGAATGCGGAAGATACCATCGGCATTCTGCGCCAACTCAAAACCATCGGGATCGATCTGGCCCTCGACGATTTCGGCACCGGTTACTCTTCGCTCGCCTATTTGAAGCGCTTTCCCATCGACAAACTCAAGATCGACAAAGCGTTCGTTCGCGATATTCCGGATGACGCCAACGACCTCGCCATCGTTTCGGCGATTATCGCCATGGCCCACGCGCTCGGATTGCGCGTACAAGCAGAGGGCGTCGAGACGCAAGCGCAGGCGGACTTTCTGCGCGATTGCGGTTGCGAACTGGCCCAAGGCTACCTTTTCGCGCGCGCGCTCCCGGTAGACGAGTTCGAGGCCCTGCTTTCCAAAGAGCGCCCGGAGCCCAACCTCCAGGCTTAA
- a CDS encoding class II aldolase/adducin family protein, translated as MDEARAREAIVRYGQRLWDRRLVTGTSGNISVLLDDGDIVATPSARSLGGLEPRELVRVDPNGTARDPAQRPTSELPLHLAAYRERPQVRCVVHTHPTFCVVWSRTGSVFPRDTVGARESLGSLAWTPFRPNGSSELAELCALEFARGIDTVIMERHGLSSIAEHLEDAFMQTDLAEEAARIAYFSKVAGFLA; from the coding sequence ATGGACGAAGCGCGCGCGCGTGAAGCCATCGTCCGCTACGGACAGCGCCTCTGGGACCGGCGGCTCGTGACGGGCACCAGCGGCAATATCAGCGTTCTCCTCGACGACGGCGATATCGTCGCGACGCCGTCCGCTCGTTCGCTCGGCGGCCTGGAACCGCGCGAGCTGGTGCGCGTCGATCCGAACGGCACGGCCCGCGATCCCGCGCAGCGCCCAACCAGCGAGCTGCCGCTCCACCTCGCCGCGTATCGAGAGCGGCCGCAGGTGCGTTGCGTCGTGCACACGCACCCGACGTTCTGCGTCGTGTGGTCGCGCACGGGATCGGTCTTTCCGCGCGATACGGTCGGCGCTCGCGAATCGCTCGGGAGCCTGGCATGGACTCCGTTCCGCCCGAACGGTTCGAGCGAACTCGCCGAACTCTGCGCGCTGGAATTCGCGCGCGGCATCGATACGGTCATCATGGAACGTCACGGCCTCTCTTCCATCGCCGAGCATCTCGAGGATGCGTTCATGCAGACGGATCTTGCCGAAGAGGCCGCGCGCATTGCGTACTTCAGCAAGGTCGCCGGGTTTCTCGCATGA
- a CDS encoding hydroxyacid dehydrogenase, which produces MVESASPASLGRVIITEPFDERGIAVLRDAGAEVTSMIGASREALHAALATARGLIVRSETRVDAELLRFGPQLEVVARAGVGVDAIDVDAASAAGIVVVNTPGANTIAATEQTFALLFAALRHTPQAHASVHAGHWERKPFIGHELFGKTLGIVGLGRIGSNVAVRAHAFGATVLAFDPFVPASRANALGVELVEFEELLGRSHIVTLHVPLTSQTRGMMDTRAMSLLRPDAVLINCSRGGVVEAQALLDAVQSERIRAVAIDVVPVEPPPPGSASAALLAHPSVIATPHLGGSTFEALERIALELAHDVVRVLGGRPASGAVNAPSLVG; this is translated from the coding sequence ATGGTTGAATCAGCTTCCCCGGCGTCACTAGGGCGCGTCATCATCACCGAGCCGTTCGACGAGCGCGGGATCGCCGTGCTACGAGACGCCGGCGCCGAGGTCACCTCGATGATCGGCGCTTCGCGCGAGGCCCTCCATGCGGCCCTAGCCACCGCTCGCGGGCTCATCGTTCGTTCCGAAACGCGGGTGGACGCGGAGCTGTTACGTTTCGGACCCCAGCTCGAAGTGGTCGCACGAGCCGGCGTAGGGGTGGATGCGATCGATGTCGATGCGGCCAGCGCGGCCGGAATCGTCGTGGTTAACACTCCCGGCGCAAACACCATCGCCGCGACCGAACAAACCTTTGCGCTGCTCTTCGCGGCCCTGCGTCATACGCCGCAAGCGCATGCAAGCGTCCATGCCGGCCACTGGGAGCGCAAGCCCTTCATCGGCCACGAACTCTTCGGCAAGACGCTGGGAATCGTTGGGCTGGGACGCATCGGCAGCAACGTCGCGGTTCGCGCCCACGCATTCGGCGCGACCGTTCTTGCGTTCGACCCCTTCGTTCCGGCCTCGCGCGCGAATGCACTCGGCGTCGAGTTAGTCGAGTTCGAGGAATTGCTGGGGCGCTCGCACATCGTCACGCTCCACGTTCCGCTCACCTCGCAGACGCGCGGCATGATGGATACCAGAGCGATGTCGCTGCTGCGCCCGGATGCGGTATTGATCAATTGCTCGCGCGGCGGCGTCGTCGAAGCGCAGGCCCTGTTGGATGCCGTGCAAAGCGAGCGCATTCGAGCGGTTGCGATCGATGTGGTTCCTGTGGAACCGCCGCCGCCGGGGTCGGCTTCGGCCGCGCTGCTCGCGCATCCGAGCGTGATCGCGACCCCGCATCTGGGCGGCTCGACGTTCGAAGCATTGGAACGCATTGCGCTCGAGCTTGCTCACGACGTCGTGCGCGTGCTGGGCGGACGCCCCGCCAGCGGAGCCGTCAACGCGCCGAGCCTAGTCGG
- a CDS encoding aldehyde dehydrogenase produces the protein MPKNGDARLPIRKMYKLFIDGAFVRSESGRSDPLWDGEDFGANIARASRKDARDAVVAARSAQPRWWNTAPGTRGLVLYRLAEMMEARHAELVERVREGMELTRDEAEREVHASIDRTIWYAGWCDKFAALLSTRNPVGGPHLNFSTPEPMGVAAVLAPDRPSLLGLISVVLPAIVAGNAAIVLASERDPRTAIAFAEAVATSDLPNGVLNILTGYRDEIGPTLAKHMDVNALLLSGSDPSLAAFERDAAANVKRTRRYPERSREEWFSERAQSLDDIAALCEIKTIWHPAGV, from the coding sequence ATGCCCAAGAATGGCGATGCACGCCTCCCGATCCGAAAAATGTACAAACTCTTCATCGACGGCGCGTTCGTTCGCTCGGAGTCGGGGCGTAGCGATCCGTTGTGGGACGGCGAGGATTTCGGTGCGAATATCGCGCGCGCTTCTCGCAAGGACGCGCGCGATGCGGTGGTGGCCGCTCGCTCGGCGCAACCGCGATGGTGGAACACCGCGCCGGGGACGCGTGGATTGGTACTCTACCGGCTGGCGGAGATGATGGAAGCACGCCACGCCGAGTTGGTCGAGCGCGTGCGCGAGGGCATGGAACTCACTCGCGACGAAGCCGAACGCGAAGTGCATGCGTCGATCGATCGCACGATATGGTATGCGGGCTGGTGCGATAAATTCGCAGCCCTGCTCTCGACCCGAAACCCGGTCGGCGGCCCGCACTTGAATTTCTCGACGCCGGAGCCGATGGGCGTTGCCGCCGTGCTTGCGCCCGATCGCCCGTCGCTGCTCGGTTTGATCTCGGTCGTGCTGCCCGCGATCGTGGCCGGAAACGCCGCGATCGTGCTGGCTTCGGAGCGCGACCCGCGAACGGCGATCGCCTTTGCCGAAGCAGTCGCTACCAGCGATCTACCCAACGGCGTGCTGAACATTCTCACCGGATATCGCGACGAAATCGGGCCGACACTCGCGAAACACATGGACGTCAACGCCCTGTTGCTCTCCGGCTCCGATCCGTCGCTGGCCGCATTCGAACGGGATGCCGCCGCAAACGTCAAACGCACGCGGCGCTACCCGGAGCGCTCGCGTGAGGAGTGGTTTTCGGAACGGGCGCAGAGCTTGGATGACATCGCCGCGTTGTGCGAAATCAAAACGATCTGGCATCCGGCGGGCGTCTAG